The following proteins are encoded in a genomic region of Thermovenabulum gondwanense:
- a CDS encoding BMC domain-containing protein, with product MKNNIKIKKYNLEEMMDKQRIIQEYVPGKQITLAHLIASPDISLYRKLGLDPKGALGILTITPGEGAIIAADIAIKSSCVEIGFLDRFSGSLVINGDVAAVEAALKEVLRFLSDAMGFTPAQITKS from the coding sequence ATGAAGAATAATATAAAAATAAAAAAATATAATTTGGAGGAAATGATGGATAAACAGAGAATTATCCAAGAATATGTACCGGGAAAACAAATTACATTGGCTCATTTAATAGCGAGTCCCGATATATCCTTATATAGAAAATTGGGCTTAGATCCTAAAGGTGCTTTGGGTATTTTGACGATAACACCAGGTGAAGGTGCTATTATCGCTGCGGATATTGCAATAAAATCTTCTTGTGTAGAAATTGGTTTTTTAGATAGATTTAGCGGATCGTTAGTAATAAATGGAGATGTTGCTGCTGTTGAGGCTGCATTAAAAGAAGTGTTGAGGTTTTTATCAGATGCTATGGGTTTTACACCTGCCCAGATTACAAAAAGTTGA
- a CDS encoding LDCC motif putative metal-binding protein, protein MLLLDNLAKANEKEFAGKKMDCCELHRPKENRIKNNNEHRESFKREQK, encoded by the coding sequence ATTTTATTATTAGATAACCTGGCAAAGGCAAATGAAAAAGAATTTGCGGGTAAAAAAATGGACTGCTGCGAATTACACCGCCCCAAAGAAAATCGCATAAAAAACAATAATGAGCATAGAGAAAGTTTTAAAAGAGAACAAAAGTAA